The genome window TCACCAATCAACTTTCGGAAACGATAGCGTTTATCACTCAACAAGAAGCTGACGGAGGGGGCGATTTCCCTGAGGCTGTTCATACCGCCTTGGATCTTAGTATTAACGAATTACAATGGTCAGAAAATGCTAAAACGAGAATTGCTTTTTTACTTCTTGATGCACCTCCACATGAAAACTCACAAATCCTTGACGATATAAAAAATACTATACAAGAAGCTTCTAGAAAAGGGATAAAGATTATTCCCATTGCAGCAAGTGGTATCGATAAACCCACAGAATTTCTTTTACGATATATGGCAATTCTTACTAATGGAACTTATGTGTTTATCACCAACGATAGTGGTATTGGCAATGATCATTTGATACCAAGTGTGGGTCAGTACGACGTAGAATACCTAAACGAATTAATGATACGTCTAATCAATGAATATACAGAATAAATATATTTTTCAATGAACTTAAATCAGATTACAATTCCATCTTCGGACTTGTCTGTTTCAATCCCATTTTACCAAAAATTGGGATTGAAACTTATCGTAGATGCTCCACCTCATTATGCAAGGTTCGAAAGTCCAGAAGGTAGCACCACCTTTTCCATTCATTTAGTCGATCAACTACCACAAGGTGATGGTGTTTGGGTCTATTTTGAAAGTGAAAACTTAGATGAAAAAGTAGAAGAGTTTCTCGCTAAAGGGTTCGTTTTTGAGGAAATGCCTAATGACAAATCTTGGTTATGGAGAGAAGCAAGACTAAAAGATCCGGACGGCAACCAATTGATTCTATACTTTGCTGGGGAAAACCGATTAAACCCACCTTGGAGAGTATAATCCATGAATTTAATTCACTAAAACCTATTATTAAACAATTTATTTTTTCACCTATTTACCCTTCCTTTTGTCATGATAGCCATGTGACAAAATCTTACAATCTCTATTTTCTTCTCTCTTGAAAGAGTATATAACACTCAAAACACGTTATAGACTACTAACGGTTTTGTTTAGGACTTAATTTTGTGATCAATCTTTTGATGATAAAACAAACTACTTTTTTCTCTTTCAAACTACTTTATTAAATGACTTATGAAAAAATTATTTACTCTTCTATTCATCATTCAAACTCACTTATTATTTTCTCAGGATATTAATATACCAGATGAAAACTTTTTACACTCTGTCATTGAACAAGGTTATGATATAAATGGTGATAGTATTATTCAAGAAACTGAAGCTTTAGCGGTGACTAAATTAAATCTGTACCAAAAAGGTATTGATGATTTTACAGGACTCACTAGCTTTACAAATTTAACTTGGCTAGATATATCACATAATTATACACACAAGGCCCCTGGTTTTCCTATGGATTTTACCATGATGGAAAATCTAACCTACTTGGATGCTTCTGTCAATAATTTTAATGCTGTGAATGTTGTGGGGCTAACACACTTGGATACACTAGATATCGAACAGCTAAACTTAAATACTTTTGACTTCACAGGTTTAGAAGGCTTAAAGTTTCTAGATATACATTTTAATAATTTCAGTACGATAGATTTATCTATTCTAACTTCCTTAGAATACCTAGCCATTCATTACAATAATCTATCGACACTAGATGCCACCCCTTGTAAAAATTTGAAATGGTTGGCTGCTGGTAGTAATCCATTACTAAGTATTGATGTGACAGGCCTTACGGAATTAGAAACGCTCTACCTCACAAAAGTAGATATCAGTGAACTTGACTTATCTACTCAAACCAACTTGGAACGATTAAGTCTATCTTATACAAACCTTCCAAGTGATTACACTTTTGATGCTTTACCAAGTATAGAATACATTTCAATTTCACACAATGGTTTTGAAAATATTGATGTGAGCCATCTTTCAACATTGGAAGAATTAAGTATGTCATACAATAGTGTGGATAGTTTGAACGTATCAGGACTTGAGAAGCTTGAACGCTTAAGTTGTGCATTTAATGAAATGGATACCTTGGTTTTAGAAGGCTGTATAAGTCTAAATAATATTAGAGCATGGGACAATAATCTAAGAAATTTAGATTTATCTGACCTGAATAACTTACAGTATCTGTCTATTAGTGATAATGAGTTGACGGATATAAATGTATCGAATCTTGATAGTTTACTCTCAATCAATGCTCATGGAAACATGATTAGTGAACTTGATTTATCTAACAATCCATTAATCACATACCTATCGCTTCAAGAAAATGATTTAACAAGTTTAGACATCTCTCACCTTGATAGTTTAACTACGCTATATGTACAGGATAACAATAATATGACCTGCTTATCTCGTTTGCCAGATAAACTTAAAGTTTTAGACATCAACAATACAGATATTCAATGTATTGCTAACTACCCTGAAGCATTGGTTGAATACGCTAATTTATTACCTGGTTTTGGTATCTTAGAACGTTTAACTTTATGTCTTCCTGACAATAATACAAATGATTGTCCTACTAAACCGACAGTTTATGGTAATGTATTTTATGATTACAATAAGAATGGAATCAAAGATGAGGGTGAAAATAATTTTGAAGGATTAGAAATTACTTTTAACCCTGGCGAACAAGTATTCACCACAGATAAAGAAGGTTATTATTATGCCGTATTAAGTGATACTGGTACTTATACAGCAACGATTTCTGCTCCTGAATATTTCGATGTAGTTCCTGAATCATTTGAAGTTAGTACGACTGATTATTCTGATCAAATCATTCAAGATTTACCACTACAAGCCAATAAAGAGTTCAATGATTTACAGGTACGTATACCTTATCATACTAGAGCTAGACCAGGTTTCAATATGATTTATGCTGTCGAAGTACTCAATCATGGTTCACTACAAGCACAAGATATTATCATCGAATTGGATGCTCCAACTTTTGAAATTGCAGATACTTTAAGTGGTTTTGTTGTCAGCAATGATAAGATCTATTATACCATCGATCAATTGAATGTAGGAGAAATAAATAAAGTCTACTTATATGGTAAAACAGCTCTCGATGCATTAGGCGAACAAGTGGAAACTGAGGCAAGTATCAGTGCATTAGATTTTTCAGATGATAATACAGAGAACAATACTGACAAAGTTTCCTTTGAAGTTACGGGATCTTTTGATCCTAATGACAAACAAGCGATTGACTCCATCACCGTTTCTCATATTGAAGATAGAACACCGATAGAATATTTATTGCGCTTCCAAAATACAGGAACAGATACTGCATTTGATGTTCATATCCTCGATACTATATCGAACAAATTAGATTTAGAGACTTTTGAAGTGGTCAGTGCCTCTCATGATTACAATGCGGTATGGTATGCTGACAGTGTGGTTGTATTTGCTTTTGAAAATATACTTCTACCTGATAGCACTAATGATGAACCAAACAGTCATGGATATATCCGCTATCAGTTAACACCTAAAACGACCGTTAGTGAAGGTGATAGTATATTTAATACTGCACAAATTTACTTCGACTTCAATGATCCGGTAATCACGAATACTGTACAGACAATTGTTTATAATACTCCAATAGAAGAAGAAACAGAAGAGGAGTTAGAAGAAGAGGAGACGGAAGAAACAAATGAAGAAGAGACTTCGGAAGAAGATACTGAACCTTCTGACGAAACAACCGAAGAAGTGACGAGTATCGATTTAGATAAAAAGGAAGTACTATTTTACCCTAATCCTGTAAGAGGTGATAAACAAATTCATGTTCGTACTGATGGTTGGGTAAATGTTAGCATTTCTGATTATACAGGTAGAACTGTTTACTCTAAAGAAATGGTTGATCAAACTTTCTATGTCAATCAACTTTCACCAGGTTTCTACATCCTAAGGTATACTACAAATGATAATATCTCCGGAGTTGTTGAATTGATAATTAGTGAATAATTACGTCCAATTTCATAATTAAAAGATGGCTATTTCTTAAAAGGTTTACCTAAAGGAATAGCCTTCTTTTATTTTAATCCTATTATTTCAAGGTATCTTCATATTCTTTGCTATAACTGAAAATAACCCCCTCATTGATCAATCTGATTGAAAAATATGGCTTCAAATCAAGTCATTTTCCTTATTCGATATTATTATTTCCGATTTCGATAACGCCACTCATAATATAAAAACAACATTTGCACTCATTATTTATAAACAGTCTAAATAATTATTTAGACTAGAAGATGAAATATTGAAACTCTTGTTGATGGCTTTCTTCTTATGAATAGACACTATAGAAACATCTACTTATCTCAATAATGGACAAACAAACTAGATCTATCATTTAGAACAATTATTACATCACCAAGACTTCAATAAGTATACTAATTCAATACTTCCATAAGAATCACATAAAGTGATTTTGGTAGAAATTTTTTATTAAAAAAGACAACTGATCAGAAGTAATTTAACTGGTTTTACAATGATTTTGTCTTTACGTATTCACCTTCGATTAAATAATACAGGCTGTGTTGAAAACGAAAGCAATTTCATTTTCTCACAATAAAAAGTATTTCATAATCTCTTTTTATAATGTGGATTTTCATATTCATTTTCTTTGCTATTGCTTCTGCATTTACAGTGCTCAACTTATCGGTAGCAGAATCAAAGAAAGTATTTTTTACCACGATCTCAATTTTGATGATCGTAAATCTTATCTACTATCCTTATAGTGTAGAGGTGACCAACCAAACACTTAGCAATCTATTAGGAAGAAGTGATTTGGTTTCTTTTATCGCATTAGTACAAATTTTTGAGTCCATATTATTAATAGGACTTTTTGTGCTACAGATCAAAGGACACTACAAGAAACGAGCGAAAAAAATCATATCATGGTTTACCATTTTCCCATCCTTTATTTTTCTAATGGGGCTCTTCTTTTTACAAAGTTATTGCTTCATAAATATTGAAGAATATCCATTTCTATTGATCGCGTTCGCTTTTGCTCTCGGTGTAGGTGTCCTACTTTACTTGGCGGTAGCATTTGTGAAATTCATCTTACCGGAATGGGACTTAAGAGCAGAATTAAAGATGCTCACTTCATTACTCCAAATCTTATTGGCGATGTTTTTACCATTAATTGTGAAAGGTGTTCAAGTTCCTTTCTCCAACCTAGTGGTAGAGGTACAACCTATACTTGTAGCAGGAATTACCGTAATAAGCGTCGCATCTATCGGAGTATTCTTATACATGAAAAGAGAAAGAAAATATTATTCAAATAAAAATAAGTAAGAAACAAACATGACTAGTGTAACAAACATTTTGTATTGGATTTCAACTGGGTTACTCATTCCAGTAATCGCAATTCTACTCTTTAGTTTTGTCAAATCACTATTATTATTAGGTGGCTTCTTTGGTATGTTCATTAACAGATTAAAATATACGAAAGAGCAAAAAGAGATGATTGGTAAGCTCAATAAAGACATCTCTTTGTTAGACAGCCTAACCTCATTAAAAGGAAATAAACAATTCTCTATTCACCTAGAAAGAATCGTTGAAGCTGAAGGCGATGAAGTCGTTAGTGAAAAATCATTAGCTGATTTCGAAGTGTATTCAGAAAAAGAATTAAGCTCTTCTAAATCTCTTGGTCGTATTGGTCCTATGATTGGCCTAATGGGTACTTTGATTCCAATGGGGCCTGCCCTAGCTGGTCTAGCTTCTGGTGATATTGCTTCCATGGCTCAAAACATGCAGGTGGCCTTCTCTACAACAGTAGTAGGTATTTTCATAGGGGGTATTGGATATGTAACACAATTGGTAAAGCAAAGATGGTTTGTTGAAGACCTTAACAACCTAGAGTACATCCATAAATTAACGACAAGATAATTCCCTGAAACCATGAGAAAAAGACGATTTTTAACGAATGGTGGTGAGGATGAAGATCCACTATCAGGGATGGCCAACCTCTTTGATATTGCAATGGTATTTGCCTTAGCATTGATGGTCGCACTAGTATCCCGCTTTCAAATGACGGAAATGTTGAGTAGTGAGGATTTTACGATAGTAAAGAATCCTGGAAAAGAGAACATGGAGATCATTCAGAAGAAAGGGAAGAAGATCGAAAAATATAAAAGTGATAAAAAAGCAGGAGCATCTAAAGGACAAGGAAAAAAGATTGGTACTGCATATCAACTGGAAAATGGA of Flammeovirga agarivorans contains these proteins:
- a CDS encoding VOC family protein, whose protein sequence is MNLNQITIPSSDLSVSIPFYQKLGLKLIVDAPPHYARFESPEGSTTFSIHLVDQLPQGDGVWVYFESENLDEKVEEFLAKGFVFEEMPNDKSWLWREARLKDPDGNQLILYFAGENRLNPPWRV
- a CDS encoding DUF7619 domain-containing protein, with protein sequence MKKLFTLLFIIQTHLLFSQDINIPDENFLHSVIEQGYDINGDSIIQETEALAVTKLNLYQKGIDDFTGLTSFTNLTWLDISHNYTHKAPGFPMDFTMMENLTYLDASVNNFNAVNVVGLTHLDTLDIEQLNLNTFDFTGLEGLKFLDIHFNNFSTIDLSILTSLEYLAIHYNNLSTLDATPCKNLKWLAAGSNPLLSIDVTGLTELETLYLTKVDISELDLSTQTNLERLSLSYTNLPSDYTFDALPSIEYISISHNGFENIDVSHLSTLEELSMSYNSVDSLNVSGLEKLERLSCAFNEMDTLVLEGCISLNNIRAWDNNLRNLDLSDLNNLQYLSISDNELTDINVSNLDSLLSINAHGNMISELDLSNNPLITYLSLQENDLTSLDISHLDSLTTLYVQDNNNMTCLSRLPDKLKVLDINNTDIQCIANYPEALVEYANLLPGFGILERLTLCLPDNNTNDCPTKPTVYGNVFYDYNKNGIKDEGENNFEGLEITFNPGEQVFTTDKEGYYYAVLSDTGTYTATISAPEYFDVVPESFEVSTTDYSDQIIQDLPLQANKEFNDLQVRIPYHTRARPGFNMIYAVEVLNHGSLQAQDIIIELDAPTFEIADTLSGFVVSNDKIYYTIDQLNVGEINKVYLYGKTALDALGEQVETEASISALDFSDDNTENNTDKVSFEVTGSFDPNDKQAIDSITVSHIEDRTPIEYLLRFQNTGTDTAFDVHILDTISNKLDLETFEVVSASHDYNAVWYADSVVVFAFENILLPDSTNDEPNSHGYIRYQLTPKTTVSEGDSIFNTAQIYFDFNDPVITNTVQTIVYNTPIEEETEEELEEEETEETNEEETSEEDTEPSDETTEEVTSIDLDKKEVLFYPNPVRGDKQIHVRTDGWVNVSISDYTGRTVYSKEMVDQTFYVNQLSPGFYILRYTTNDNISGVVELIISE
- a CDS encoding DUF2149 domain-containing protein, whose translation is MRKRRFLTNGGEDEDPLSGMANLFDIAMVFALALMVALVSRFQMTEMLSSEDFTIVKNPGKENMEIIQKKGKKIEKYKSDKKAGASKGQGKKIGTAYQLENGEIIYIPED
- a CDS encoding MotA/TolQ/ExbB proton channel family protein; translated protein: MTSVTNILYWISTGLLIPVIAILLFSFVKSLLLLGGFFGMFINRLKYTKEQKEMIGKLNKDISLLDSLTSLKGNKQFSIHLERIVEAEGDEVVSEKSLADFEVYSEKELSSSKSLGRIGPMIGLMGTLIPMGPALAGLASGDIASMAQNMQVAFSTTVVGIFIGGIGYVTQLVKQRWFVEDLNNLEYIHKLTTR